Proteins from a genomic interval of Diaphorobacter sp. HDW4A:
- a CDS encoding ABC transporter ATP-binding protein has product MASPAIAIRAVSKQFGDFTAVREVSLDIAKGEIFGLIGHNGAGKSTLFKMMLGLIPLTAGSIRISGQDIIGPEARNVRRHIGYLPENVVLYDNLDGLETLKFFARLKNAPQSQCAAILEKVGLAHAGKRPVRAYSKGMRQRLGFAQALLGSPRVLFLDEPTNGLDPKAIREFYTTLRELQSTGVTVVITSHILAEMQERVDRLAILTAGEIQALGTVQELRDQLHMPITFEIDLVVQDAGNVAAQLRQATGFDAQATDYGLRLQCDRSYKLAVLGVLTAQGSAVTDIRMRMPSLEDVFFGLSE; this is encoded by the coding sequence ATGGCATCACCTGCAATCGCCATCCGTGCGGTAAGCAAGCAGTTCGGCGACTTCACCGCCGTGCGCGAGGTGAGTCTCGACATCGCAAAGGGAGAAATCTTCGGCCTCATCGGCCACAACGGCGCGGGCAAGAGCACGCTGTTCAAGATGATGCTCGGACTGATTCCGCTGACCGCTGGCAGCATCCGCATCTCAGGCCAGGACATCATCGGACCCGAGGCCCGCAACGTGCGCCGCCACATCGGCTATCTGCCCGAGAACGTGGTGCTCTACGACAACCTCGACGGTCTGGAAACGCTGAAATTCTTCGCGCGCTTGAAGAACGCTCCGCAGTCGCAGTGCGCAGCGATTCTCGAGAAGGTCGGTCTCGCACACGCAGGCAAACGCCCCGTGCGTGCCTATTCCAAGGGCATGCGCCAGCGGCTCGGATTCGCGCAGGCGCTGCTCGGCTCGCCGCGCGTGCTGTTTCTCGACGAGCCCACCAACGGCCTCGACCCCAAGGCCATCCGCGAGTTCTATACAACGTTGCGCGAGCTGCAATCGACCGGCGTCACTGTCGTCATCACCTCGCACATCCTCGCCGAGATGCAGGAGCGCGTGGACCGCCTCGCCATCCTGACGGCGGGCGAGATCCAGGCGCTCGGCACCGTGCAGGAACTGCGCGACCAGTTGCACATGCCAATCACCTTTGAGATCGATCTGGTGGTGCAGGACGCGGGCAATGTGGCAGCGCAGCTCAGGCAGGCCACCGGCTTCGACGCACAGGCCACCGACTATGGCCTGCGCCTGCAGTGCGACCGCTCATACAAGCTCGCAGTGCTCGGTGTGCTGACCGCGCAGGGCAGCGCCGTCACCGATATCCGCATGCGCATGCCGTCGCTGGAAGACGTGTTCTTCGGTCTCAGTGAATGA
- a CDS encoding DEAD/DEAH box helicase, which produces MTQAYSSLALAEPLKRAVADMGYEFMTPIQEQAIPVVLAGQDVMGAAQTGTGKTAAFSLPLLQRLMKHETSSVSPARHPVRALVLLPTRELADQVAQQVAMYAKYTKLRSTVVFGGMDMKPQTAELKKGVEVLVATPGRLLDHIEAKNVVLNQVEYVVLDEADRMLDIGFLPDLQRILSYLPKTRTTLLFSATFSPEIKRLAGSYLQDPVTIEVARPNETASTVEQRFYASTDDDKRRAIKQVLKDRKLNQAFIFVNSKLGCARLTRALERDGLKATALHGDKSQDERLKALEAFKSGEVNLLCCTDVAARGLDIKDVPAVFNYDVPFNAEDYVHRIGRTGRAGASGLAVTLVTPHDSRLVGDIEKLIKKKIDVEALELDDERPRGRFNDGRRAWGGDDSDSRSPASSSSSSFGASGSSSRGYRGEGGGRGGYRQPQDPFFDKPYEASAPKAEPATWETATKAQPARGGVSSNIKTKRKIAALFRPAPAPAAMAD; this is translated from the coding sequence ATGACACAAGCCTATTCTTCCCTCGCGCTTGCAGAACCGCTCAAGCGTGCCGTAGCCGACATGGGCTACGAGTTCATGACGCCCATTCAGGAGCAGGCGATCCCTGTTGTCCTCGCGGGCCAGGACGTGATGGGTGCCGCCCAGACCGGCACCGGCAAGACGGCAGCATTCTCGCTGCCGCTGCTTCAGCGTCTCATGAAGCATGAAACCAGTTCGGTTTCCCCGGCCCGCCACCCGGTGCGCGCGCTGGTGCTGTTGCCTACCCGTGAGCTGGCCGACCAGGTGGCACAGCAGGTGGCGATGTACGCCAAGTACACCAAGCTGCGCAGCACGGTGGTGTTCGGCGGCATGGACATGAAGCCACAGACCGCCGAGCTCAAGAAGGGCGTCGAAGTGCTGGTGGCAACCCCGGGTCGTCTGCTGGACCACATCGAAGCCAAGAACGTGGTGCTCAACCAGGTCGAGTACGTGGTGCTCGATGAGGCGGACCGCATGCTGGACATCGGCTTCCTGCCCGATCTGCAGCGCATCCTGTCCTACCTGCCCAAGACCCGCACGACGCTGCTGTTCTCGGCCACGTTCTCGCCCGAGATCAAGCGCCTCGCCGGCAGTTACCTGCAGGACCCGGTCACCATCGAGGTGGCGCGTCCCAACGAGACGGCTTCCACGGTGGAGCAGCGCTTTTACGCGTCCACCGACGACGACAAGCGCCGCGCGATCAAGCAGGTGCTCAAGGACCGCAAGCTCAATCAAGCATTCATCTTCGTGAACAGCAAGCTCGGTTGTGCGCGCCTCACGCGTGCGCTGGAGCGTGATGGCCTGAAGGCCACAGCGCTGCACGGCGACAAGAGCCAGGACGAGCGCCTGAAGGCCCTCGAAGCCTTCAAGAGCGGCGAAGTCAACCTGCTGTGCTGCACCGACGTGGCTGCGCGCGGTCTTGACATCAAAGATGTGCCTGCCGTGTTCAATTACGACGTGCCGTTCAACGCCGAAGACTATGTGCACCGCATCGGCCGTACCGGTCGCGCGGGCGCGTCTGGCTTGGCCGTGACGCTGGTGACTCCGCATGATTCGCGATTGGTCGGCGACATCGAGAAGCTCATCAAGAAGAAGATCGACGTTGAAGCCCTCGAGCTTGACGACGAGCGTCCACGTGGTCGCTTCAACGACGGGCGTCGTGCCTGGGGTGGTGACGATAGCGATTCCCGCTCGCCAGCATCCTCGTCCTCGTCCTCGTTCGGTGCTTCGGGCTCTTCTTCTCGCGGTTACCGCGGTGAGGGCGGCGGTCGCGGGGGCTATCGGCAGCCGCAGGACCCGTTCTTTGACAAGCCTTACGAGGCAAGCGCACCAAAGGCCGAGCCCGCAACTTGGGAAACGGCCACCAAGGCGCAACCCGCGCGCGGAGGGGTGTCCTCCAACATCAAGACCAAGCGCAAGATTGCCGCACTGTTCAGGCCAGCGCCTGCTCCAGCGGCAATGGCGGACTGA
- a CDS encoding nitrous oxide reductase accessory protein NosL, whose translation MTAYSTLTVRLLAAAALAASALTLTACGDDSKSVQALGPVEIDRSTSCSLDGMLLADYPGPKAQVLYADQPKPAFFCDTMELINQLHAGEQVRAVKGAYVQDMGKADWNQPQGNWIDAKTALYVVGSKRHGSMGPTIASFAQEVDAARFVQEYGGKLMKFGEIKPGMADLSGGALHDTRM comes from the coding sequence ATGACCGCCTACAGCACTCTCACTGTTCGCCTTCTCGCCGCTGCAGCCCTTGCTGCATCGGCCCTGACGCTGACCGCCTGCGGTGACGATTCAAAGTCCGTGCAGGCCTTGGGGCCGGTGGAAATCGACCGCTCCACCAGTTGCTCGCTCGATGGCATGCTGCTCGCCGACTACCCCGGCCCCAAGGCACAGGTCCTCTACGCCGATCAACCCAAGCCCGCATTTTTCTGCGACACCATGGAGCTGATCAACCAACTGCACGCGGGCGAGCAGGTGCGCGCCGTCAAGGGAGCCTATGTGCAGGACATGGGCAAAGCCGACTGGAATCAGCCCCAAGGGAATTGGATCGATGCGAAGACCGCGCTCTACGTGGTCGGCAGCAAGCGCCACGGCTCGATGGGCCCTACGATTGCGAGCTTTGCGCAGGAGGTTGATGCCGCGCGCTTCGTGCAGGAGTATGGCGGCAAGCTTATGAAGTTCGGGGAGATCAAGCCGGGCATGGCCGACCTGAGTGGGGGGGCGCTGCACGACACGCGCATGTGA
- a CDS encoding ABC transporter permease produces the protein MQLQPILTVATKEFRDRIRNRWVLAVALVFAVFSLVIAYFGGAQQGVVGFRSIEITIASLVSLVIYLIPLIALLLGFDAIVGERERGSLDLLLSMPITRLELLLGKYLGLATALTASMVGGFGVVMALFFGKIGARGLFHFAGFMFSSVLLGLAFLSIAVLLSVIARDRTRASGLAIAAWFFFVLVFDLLMLGLLVGTGGSIGGDAFTWLLLLNPADVFRILNVFSLDDVRTLYGLASIVPPALGNPFAMGAVMLVWIVTPLLLAQWRFKS, from the coding sequence ATGCAGCTTCAACCCATACTGACCGTGGCCACCAAGGAGTTCCGCGACCGCATCCGCAATCGCTGGGTGCTCGCCGTGGCTCTGGTGTTTGCCGTGTTCTCGCTCGTGATCGCCTATTTCGGCGGCGCGCAGCAGGGCGTGGTGGGCTTTCGCTCCATCGAGATCACCATCGCCAGCCTTGTGAGTCTGGTGATCTATCTGATCCCGCTGATCGCGCTGCTGCTCGGCTTCGATGCCATCGTCGGCGAGCGCGAGCGCGGCTCGCTCGACCTGCTGCTGTCGATGCCGATCACCCGGCTTGAACTGCTGCTGGGCAAATACCTCGGCCTTGCTACCGCGCTGACCGCGTCGATGGTCGGCGGCTTCGGGGTGGTGATGGCACTGTTCTTCGGCAAGATTGGCGCGCGCGGGCTGTTCCACTTCGCGGGTTTCATGTTCAGCTCGGTGCTGCTCGGGCTCGCGTTTCTGAGCATCGCAGTGCTGCTGTCGGTGATCGCCCGCGACCGCACCCGTGCCTCGGGTCTGGCCATCGCCGCATGGTTCTTCTTCGTGCTGGTGTTCGATCTGTTGATGCTGGGCCTCTTGGTCGGCACGGGCGGCAGCATCGGCGGCGATGCCTTCACCTGGCTGCTGCTGCTCAACCCGGCGGACGTGTTCCGCATCCTCAACGTCTTTTCGCTCGACGACGTGCGCACGCTCTACGGCCTCGCCAGCATCGTGCCACCGGCCCTCGGCAACCCGTTCGCCATGGGCGCGGTGATGCTGGTATGGATCGTCACCCCGCTCTTGCTTGCTCAATGGAGATTCAAATCATGA
- a CDS encoding nitrous oxide reductase family maturation protein NosD — translation MRKSDKVPRAAKALWSGLLLAFSSASWAATLSVKPGEDIAAAVQAAKAGDVIEVARGQYRVNLVIDKPLTLRGIDRPTLSGGNTGDTIRVTAPDVVIEGLIVRDSGDSLKDQNAGIYLWPGAHRAIVRHCDLTYNLFGLWIEKANDVLIEHNRITGKRDYASSQRGNGVQLYNTKGARILHNDISFVRDALYVDVSHHAEFRSNKLHHSRYGTHYMNSYYNLWEDNDTYYNRGGLALMEVRNQIVRNNRAWGNSDHGIMLRTLQDAVIENNVVAGNNRGFFIYDVEYIKLTGNLVVDNVVGVHLSAGSTRNEVERNDFIGNREQVRYVGSRDERWGVKDGNHWSNYLGWDRDGDRLGDVPYEANDMVDSLTWRYPGIKLLLASPAIQALKLVSQQFPILRMPSVVDPHPRMQPGNTQWRDWLGKHFNGQ, via the coding sequence ATGAGAAAGTCAGACAAGGTTCCCCGTGCAGCCAAGGCATTGTGGAGCGGCCTGCTGCTTGCGTTCAGCAGTGCGAGCTGGGCCGCCACGCTGAGCGTCAAGCCCGGCGAGGACATCGCCGCAGCCGTGCAGGCCGCCAAGGCCGGTGACGTGATCGAGGTCGCGCGCGGGCAGTACCGCGTCAACCTCGTGATCGACAAACCGCTCACGCTGCGCGGCATCGACCGCCCCACACTGAGCGGCGGCAACACCGGCGACACCATCCGCGTGACCGCGCCCGACGTGGTGATCGAAGGGCTGATCGTGCGCGACTCGGGCGACAGCCTCAAGGACCAGAACGCGGGCATCTATCTCTGGCCCGGTGCGCACCGCGCCATCGTGCGCCACTGCGATCTGACCTACAACCTGTTCGGGCTGTGGATCGAGAAGGCCAACGACGTGCTTATCGAGCACAACCGCATCACCGGCAAGCGCGACTACGCCTCGTCGCAGCGCGGCAATGGCGTTCAGCTCTACAACACCAAGGGCGCGCGCATCCTTCACAACGACATCAGCTTCGTGCGCGACGCGCTGTATGTGGACGTCTCGCACCATGCGGAGTTTCGCAGCAACAAGCTACACCACAGCCGCTACGGAACGCACTACATGAACTCCTACTACAACCTGTGGGAGGACAACGACACCTACTACAACCGGGGCGGCCTCGCGCTCATGGAGGTGCGCAACCAGATCGTGCGCAACAACCGCGCCTGGGGCAACTCCGACCACGGCATCATGCTGCGCACGTTGCAGGACGCGGTGATCGAGAACAACGTGGTCGCAGGAAACAACCGCGGCTTCTTCATCTACGACGTCGAGTACATCAAGCTCACCGGCAACCTCGTGGTCGACAACGTCGTCGGCGTGCACCTCTCGGCTGGCTCGACCCGCAACGAGGTCGAGCGCAACGACTTCATCGGCAACCGCGAGCAGGTGCGCTATGTGGGCTCGCGCGACGAGCGCTGGGGCGTGAAGGACGGCAACCACTGGAGCAACTACCTCGGTTGGGACCGCGACGGCGACCGGCTCGGCGACGTGCCCTACGAGGCCAACGACATGGTGGACAGCCTCACCTGGCGCTACCCCGGCATCAAACTGCTGCTCGCTAGCCCCGCCATTCAGGCGCTCAAGCTCGTGAGCCAGCAATTCCCGATTCTTCGCATGCCCTCGGTGGTCGATCCCCACCCGCGCATGCAGCCCGGCAACACACAATGGAGAGATTGGCTTGGCAAGCATTTCAACGGGCAATGA
- a CDS encoding 4Fe-4S binding protein encodes MLLPRRILRSLWTLLLLSLWLAAAPSVHAGSGAYEAELPADVHTNKDMCSLLPCKDVFPGAAHFSERKGQPPYVEAYDNDTSAKKLLGYVMLSTDITDTPAYSGKPVVTLIGMDASGHFVGVKVLKHSEPILLLGIPESALINFNNQYLGKSVAERIEVGPSRPDEGVVGLDAISGATVTVIAQNQVVLMSGAAVARQAGIIAPIVRDPARFNTLGQKFNWQQLIDMGAVKRLVVKPEQVDLPRDATPFIDLWFGDLNQPDIGRSLLGENGFASLQSRIQSGESAFFIVRTDGAESFKGSGFVRGGIYDRVQVKQGPDSFTFRDLDAFNLYGLEAEGAPRYTESSIFVIRSSSFSAAHPWKLAFLGNRVDRATGHRSFAVFESKYWMPAQLLDGGRPKIEEPDAPWVRVWKTQGLKIALFAVLLVALTIVYALREKLTRLSNHKNKWPVNAFKYFFWAASIVFVGFGAMAQPSITQVLTWFHSVLFQWTWTLFLTDPFIFLFWIFIIATVFLFGRGLFCGWICPFGSLSEALYKVARVLGLKRFQFQLPQVWHDRLKWLKYVIFFGLLAVSMFDMTLAEKLAEVEPFKTTFLVGITNRAWPYGLFVCTLLGLSLFIERPFCKYLCPLGASLAIPSTFRWFGLKRKQDCNSCKACAVGCGAQAIDATGRIDHRECLHCLDCMVLYTDVKGCPPLAKERKRREKEGLPLTPIGKNGYFIPIVPEAKWQEQISAKALDGPDPRMPTNAEHVSALNETTGIRHVVMEVLEHINPWSATGWARHRLLSMLAVPCLIAVMAAWVLLAIGQISTTVIIVAWFVWSVIEVLLRLAGRRYVKDGAWWLSRYRYANLMDMLAYVAFKNLLIGAALLIALRAVNWTVA; translated from the coding sequence ATGTTGTTGCCCAGGCGAATTCTCCGCTCCCTCTGGACCCTGCTCCTCCTCTCCCTCTGGCTCGCGGCGGCTCCGTCCGTGCACGCAGGCAGCGGTGCCTACGAAGCCGAACTTCCCGCCGACGTCCACACCAACAAGGACATGTGCTCGCTGCTGCCGTGCAAGGACGTGTTCCCCGGCGCTGCGCATTTCTCCGAACGCAAGGGCCAGCCGCCCTACGTCGAGGCCTACGACAACGACACTTCAGCCAAGAAGCTGCTCGGCTACGTCATGCTCTCCACCGACATCACGGACACGCCCGCCTACTCCGGCAAGCCCGTGGTGACGCTGATCGGCATGGACGCCAGCGGCCATTTCGTCGGCGTCAAAGTGCTCAAGCACTCCGAACCCATTCTGCTGCTTGGCATTCCCGAGTCGGCACTGATCAACTTCAACAACCAATACCTCGGCAAGTCGGTCGCTGAACGCATCGAGGTTGGCCCATCGCGCCCCGACGAGGGCGTGGTCGGCCTCGACGCGATTTCCGGTGCGACGGTCACCGTCATCGCGCAGAACCAGGTGGTGCTGATGTCCGGTGCCGCCGTCGCGCGCCAGGCCGGCATCATCGCGCCCATCGTGCGCGATCCGGCGCGTTTCAACACGCTGGGCCAGAAGTTCAACTGGCAGCAGCTCATCGACATGGGCGCAGTCAAGCGCCTCGTCGTCAAACCCGAACAGGTGGACCTGCCGCGCGATGCCACGCCCTTCATCGACCTGTGGTTTGGCGATCTGAACCAGCCCGACATCGGCCGCAGCCTGCTCGGCGAAAACGGCTTTGCGAGCCTGCAATCGCGCATCCAATCCGGCGAGAGCGCCTTCTTCATCGTGCGTACTGACGGCGCAGAATCGTTCAAGGGATCGGGCTTCGTGCGCGGCGGCATCTACGACCGCGTGCAGGTCAAGCAGGGACCGGACTCATTCACCTTCCGCGACCTCGACGCGTTCAATCTCTACGGGCTCGAGGCAGAAGGCGCTCCGCGCTACACAGAGTCTTCGATCTTCGTGATCCGCTCGTCCTCGTTCTCCGCAGCCCATCCCTGGAAGCTCGCCTTCCTCGGCAACCGCGTGGATCGCGCGACTGGCCACCGCAGCTTTGCGGTGTTCGAATCAAAATACTGGATGCCGGCCCAATTGCTGGACGGCGGCCGCCCCAAGATCGAAGAGCCCGACGCGCCGTGGGTGCGTGTTTGGAAGACTCAAGGGCTGAAGATCGCCCTCTTCGCCGTGCTGCTCGTGGCGCTCACCATCGTCTATGCGCTGCGCGAAAAACTCACGCGCCTGTCCAACCACAAGAACAAGTGGCCGGTGAACGCGTTCAAGTATTTCTTCTGGGCTGCGAGCATTGTGTTCGTCGGCTTCGGCGCGATGGCACAGCCCTCCATCACCCAGGTACTGACCTGGTTCCACTCGGTCTTGTTCCAGTGGACCTGGACACTGTTCCTCACCGATCCGTTCATCTTCCTGTTCTGGATCTTCATCATCGCCACCGTGTTCCTGTTCGGGCGCGGCCTGTTCTGCGGCTGGATCTGCCCGTTCGGCTCACTCTCCGAGGCGCTCTACAAGGTGGCGCGCGTGCTCGGTCTCAAGCGCTTTCAGTTCCAGTTGCCGCAGGTCTGGCATGACCGGCTCAAGTGGCTCAAGTACGTCATCTTCTTCGGCCTGCTTGCGGTGTCCATGTTCGACATGACACTGGCCGAAAAACTCGCCGAGGTCGAACCCTTCAAGACCACCTTCCTCGTCGGCATCACCAACCGCGCATGGCCTTACGGGCTGTTTGTCTGCACGCTGCTGGGTCTGTCGCTGTTCATCGAACGGCCGTTCTGCAAATACCTCTGCCCGCTCGGCGCATCGCTCGCGATTCCCAGCACCTTCCGCTGGTTTGGCTTGAAACGCAAGCAGGACTGCAACAGTTGCAAGGCCTGCGCCGTGGGCTGCGGCGCGCAGGCGATTGACGCCACCGGTCGCATCGACCACCGCGAGTGCCTGCACTGCCTCGACTGCATGGTGCTCTACACCGACGTGAAGGGCTGCCCGCCCCTCGCCAAGGAGCGCAAGCGTCGCGAAAAGGAAGGCCTGCCGCTCACGCCCATCGGCAAGAACGGCTACTTCATTCCCATCGTGCCCGAAGCCAAATGGCAGGAGCAGATCAGCGCCAAGGCCCTCGACGGACCGGACCCGCGCATGCCCACCAATGCTGAGCACGTGAGCGCGTTGAACGAGACCACCGGCATCCGCCATGTCGTGATGGAAGTGCTGGAACACATCAACCCATGGAGCGCCACCGGCTGGGCCCGCCATCGCCTGTTGAGCATGCTGGCCGTGCCCTGCCTGATCGCGGTGATGGCTGCCTGGGTGCTGCTTGCGATAGGCCAGATCTCGACCACCGTGATCATCGTCGCGTGGTTTGTCTGGAGTGTGATCGAGGTGCTGCTGCGCCTTGCCGGTCGCCGCTATGTGAAGGACGGCGCATGGTGGTTGAGCCGCTACCGCTACGCCAACCTCATGGACATGCTGGCCTATGTCGCGTTCAAGAACCTGCTGATCGGCGCGGCCCTGCTGATCGCGCTGCGTGCGGTGAACTGGACGGTCGCATGA